A single window of Nicotiana sylvestris chromosome 3, ASM39365v2, whole genome shotgun sequence DNA harbors:
- the LOC104225793 gene encoding protein LPA2: MALLLNYSPHTKKPHLLPLSHPTLRNFSIKFQDPSSDKSTEDTSSSTVVPPPKKPSSSSLGFGSSVSSPVTSKKKQKGKGERASVIRREPIQKPRFATQPEESGGSKGFQKNESAFLLAWLGLGAIILVEGILLAASGFLPEAWDNFFVKYLYPSFTPTVFLFVAGTVTYGVLKYLQNEKFNSEN; this comes from the exons ATGGCGCTACTACTGAACTACTCACCACATACTAAGAAACCTCATCTTCTTCCCCTTTCCCATCCCACTCTCAGAAATTTCTCCATCAAATTCCAGGACCCTTCTTCTGATAAATCTACAGAGGACACGTCATCATCTACGGTGGTTCCACCTCCCAAGAAGCCCAGCTCCAGTTCCTTAGGTTTTGGCTCTTCGGTTTCCAGCCCAGTAACATCCAAgaaaaaacaaaagggaaaaggaGAAAGGGCTTCAGTTATTCGAAGAGAACCCATTCAAAAGCCTAGGTTTGCTACCCAACCGGAGGAATCTGGTGGATCGAAGGGATTTCAGAAAAATGAGAGTGCTTTTCTTCTTGCTTGGTTAGGACTTGGTGCTATTATCCTTGTGGAGGGTATCCTTCTTGCTGCCTCAG GCTTTTTACCGGAGGCATGGGACAATTTTTTTGTGAAGTATCTGTATCCATCCTTTACTCCAACAGTCTTCCTGTTTGTGGCTGGAACAGTTACCTATGGAGTGTTGAAGTACCTGCAGAACGAGAAATTTAATAGTGAAAACTGA